From a region of the Lactuca sativa cultivar Salinas chromosome 4, Lsat_Salinas_v11, whole genome shotgun sequence genome:
- the LOC111921925 gene encoding uncharacterized protein ycf45, with amino-acid sequence MSMWSSSSSFFYKHHSFNPNFFSSRTIKPVIGTRFVKCSTSDNANDIHELLKILPHDLRDNLVMESKKDQLLEVILDLGRLPQACFLGDSGRRYIRDTEISMEELEFAENAIGEIGGDNRGGISGTLHRISAVRSRKGVVVGLTCRVGRAVKGIVDIVRDLLEFGESILFIGRPGVGKTTVMREISRVLSDELHKRVVVVDTSNEIGGGGDIAHPAIGSARRMQVCKASMQHKVMIEAVENHMPQVIIVDEISTRAEVIACQSIAKRGVMLIGSAHGDRLENIIKNPVLSRLAGGIQSVTLGDQEAQQTDGRKTVSQRAGPPTFPFMIEIRDRHCWVIHKTERSVDALLRGKKPRVEIRKRDKEMKVIIEKCKIKN; translated from the exons ATGTCCATGTGGTCTAGTAGCTCTTCGTTCTTCTACAAACACCATTCTTTCAACCCCAATTTCTTTTCAAGTCGCACCATCAAACCTGTTATTGGCACTAGATTTGTCAAGTGCTCGACTTCTGATAATGCCAACGATATCCATGAATTGTTAAAG ATCCTTCCACACGATTTGCGTGACAACCTTGTGATGGAATCTAAAAAAGATCAACTGTTGGAG GTAATATTGGATCTAGGTCGGTTGCCACAGGCATGCTTCCTCGGTGATTCAGGTCGAAGATACATAAGAGATACCGAG ATATCAATGGAAGAGCTAGAGTTTGCTGAAAATGCAATTGGAGAAATTGGAGGGGACAACAGAGGTGGTATCAGTGGCACCCTGCACCGCATATCTGCAGTGAGGAGTAGGAAAGGGGTTGTGGTTGGGTTGACTTGTCGAGTTGGCAGGGCAGTTAAGGGAATCGTTGACATAGTGAGAGATCTGCTTGAGTTTGGAGAAAGTATCTTGTTTATTGGAAG GCCTGGTGTAGGGAAGACTACTGTTATGCGAGAGATATCCCGAGTTCTTTCAGATGAGCTACATAAAAGAGTG gTGGTTGTGGATACGAGCAATGAAATAGGAGGTGGTGGGGATATAGCACATCCAGCAATAGGCAGTGCAAGAAGAATGCAGGTTTGTAAAGCCTCAATGCAACACAAAGTGATGATCGAGGCAGTTGAGAATCACATGCCTCAAGTCATCATTGTTGATGAAATCAGCACAAGGGCTGAAGTTATTGCTTGTCAATCCATTGCTAAAAGAGGAGTCATGCTTATTGGTAGTGCCCATGGTGATCGATTGGAAAATATTATAAAGAATCCTGTTTTGTCTCGTTTG GCTGGGGGAATACAATCTGTTACTTTAGGGGATCAAGAAGCCCAACAAACAGATGGAAGGAAAACTGTGAGTCAGAGGGCTGGACCTCCTACCTTTCCCTTTATGATTGAAATCAGAGATAGACACTGCTGGGTTATACACAAg ACAGAAAGAAGTGTGGATGCGTTGCTTCGAGGGAAAAAGCCTCGGGTGGAG ATTCGAAAGCGGGACAAAGAAATGAAAGTTATTATAGAAAAATGTAAAATCAAGAATTAA